The sequence below is a genomic window from Deltaproteobacteria bacterium CG11_big_fil_rev_8_21_14_0_20_49_13.
TCGCGTGAGTTCATATGGTCATGTCATTGCGAGCCCGCCGCAGCGGGCGTGGCAATCTCCCGAAATCACTCGGGAGATTGCTTCGCTACGCTCGCAATGACTATACTTTCTATCTCTTCGCACGCCTTATCAAGCACATCGTTCACCACCCGATGATCGAACTTGTCCTTGTGCCTCATTTCTTCAATGGCGTTCTCAAGTCTTAGCTCCCGGACCTTTTTTGAGTCCGTTCCCCTGCCAACGAGGCGTTTTTGAAGTTCTTCGATGGATGGCGGCAGGATGAAGATGGTTACTGCCCTGTTGCCGTAGAGTTTCTTAAGATTTAGGCTACCCACGACATCGAGGTCCAAGACCACATCTTTTCCTTCGGAAAGCCATATATCAAGAGGCTCTTTTGGAGTGCCGTAAAGATTATTATGGACCTCCGCCCATTCGGCGAACTGCCCCGCCTTTATCCCGGCCTCAAAAGTAAGCCTGTCTAAATATTGGTAATATTTACCGTTGGTTTCACCGCGCCTTGCGGGTCTTGTTGTGCATGAAATAGAATGGACGATATTCGGGTGTGATCCAAGAAACCGTTTTATTACCGAGGTCTTGCCGCCGCCCGAAGGTGATGCGATAATGATAAGCCGTCCGTTCATAGCTTACGGGGGTCTATAGGTATTTTCGGCCCCAAAAGCAAGGGCAAACAATTCTAATGTTGAGTTTCGGGTCCTTTCGGGGTAGTCAGGTCGCCGCTATGAAAAGGGTG
It includes:
- a CDS encoding guanylate kinase; the protein is MNGRLIIIASPSGGGKTSVIKRFLGSHPNIVHSISCTTRPARRGETNGKYYQYLDRLTFEAGIKAGQFAEWAEVHNNLYGTPKEPLDIWLSEGKDVVLDLDVVGSLNLKKLYGNRAVTIFILPPSIEELQKRLVGRGTDSKKVRELRLENAIEEMRHKDKFDHRVVNDVLDKACEEIESIVIASVAKQSPE